One Succinispira mobilis DSM 6222 genomic window carries:
- a CDS encoding RNA degradosome polyphosphate kinase, translating to MLQNSEYNQPDNFISREISWLKFNLRVLREAGIKDLPILERLKFLSICSSNLDEFFMIRVAALWQQIENNINHPDVAGLTPKQQIERISKSAHTQTKLQYRYLSAILKELNSLHQIHFVRVFELSELSRNWLDNFYHEIIYPVLTPMAIDASHPFPFLANKTLNLIIELINYEQELVMAVVQVPSVLPRIVEVQIGCAEKTYVFLEDIIMHYCQHLFQGCQIIDIQPFRITRNSDLWVDEEDTDNLLKEIEASLRRRKNGDIIRLEISKSDNKNMKNFLISTLELEETDVYQILGPLDLTCFMNFACSEEFSHLEHPPFIPQQPLDINPELDIFDQVRQHDVFLHHPYESFDPVINLINQAADDPKVLAIKQTLYRVGGNSPIVAALARAGENGKQVTVLVELKARFDEENNVHWAKKLEAAGCHVIYGLYGLKTHAKITLIVRREYSGLKRYVHLGTGNYNNSTAKLYTDMGLITANEQFGVDASAFFNMLSGYCEPPELKKLSIAPINLRQKFYDLVDTEIRNAQAGNPAHIILKMNSLMDKNVILKLYEASGAGVKIELIIRGICGLKPGVKAVSENISVRSIIGRQLEHSRILYFHNAGEEKVFLSSADLMSRNLNDRVEILFPIEDINILQRIKNILKLYLKDNVKAHMLQSNGTYRRITNAKQVKTNAQQSLYALAKKNVIKQPLSLNTKLKPLYHRDNKY from the coding sequence ATGTTGCAAAACAGCGAGTATAATCAGCCCGATAATTTTATCAGTCGCGAAATTAGCTGGTTAAAATTTAACCTCCGGGTTCTAAGAGAAGCTGGTATTAAAGACTTGCCAATTCTAGAACGCCTTAAATTTCTCAGTATTTGTTCTTCTAATTTAGATGAGTTTTTTATGATTCGGGTTGCTGCGCTTTGGCAACAAATAGAAAATAATATCAATCATCCCGACGTTGCAGGTTTAACACCTAAACAACAAATAGAGCGGATTTCCAAATCTGCCCATACCCAAACCAAATTGCAATATCGCTATCTTTCAGCTATTTTAAAAGAATTAAATAGCTTACATCAAATTCACTTTGTCCGCGTTTTTGAATTATCAGAGCTTAGTCGTAATTGGTTAGATAATTTTTATCATGAAATAATATATCCCGTGCTAACCCCCATGGCTATTGATGCCAGCCATCCCTTTCCTTTTTTAGCTAATAAAACTTTGAACTTAATTATTGAATTAATTAACTATGAGCAAGAATTAGTTATGGCTGTAGTGCAGGTGCCTTCGGTTTTACCTAGAATTGTCGAAGTTCAAATCGGTTGCGCAGAAAAAACTTATGTGTTTTTGGAAGATATTATCATGCATTATTGCCAACATCTTTTTCAAGGTTGTCAAATCATCGATATCCAACCTTTTAGAATTACTCGCAACTCCGACCTTTGGGTAGATGAAGAAGATACTGATAATTTATTAAAAGAAATTGAAGCCTCTTTACGGCGCCGTAAAAATGGTGACATAATTCGTTTAGAAATATCCAAAAGTGATAACAAAAACATGAAGAATTTTTTAATTAGCACTTTAGAATTAGAAGAAACTGATGTCTATCAAATTCTTGGACCGCTAGATCTAACCTGCTTTATGAACTTTGCTTGTTCAGAGGAATTTTCCCATCTAGAGCACCCACCTTTTATTCCCCAACAACCCTTAGATATCAATCCTGAACTAGATATCTTCGATCAAGTTCGCCAACACGATGTTTTCCTCCATCACCCCTATGAATCCTTTGACCCTGTAATTAACTTAATCAACCAAGCAGCTGACGATCCTAAAGTCTTAGCTATCAAACAAACTCTATATCGTGTCGGGGGCAACTCCCCCATTGTCGCGGCACTAGCTCGCGCTGGTGAAAATGGTAAGCAAGTAACAGTCTTAGTAGAACTGAAAGCGCGCTTTGATGAAGAAAATAATGTCCACTGGGCAAAAAAACTCGAGGCTGCTGGTTGCCATGTAATCTACGGCCTTTATGGTCTAAAAACCCATGCCAAAATAACCTTAATTGTGCGCCGCGAATATAGTGGCTTAAAACGTTATGTCCACCTAGGTACTGGTAACTATAATAATAGTACCGCGAAATTGTATACCGATATGGGTTTAATTACTGCTAACGAGCAATTTGGCGTAGATGCTTCCGCTTTTTTCAATATGCTTTCTGGCTATTGCGAACCTCCTGAACTAAAAAAACTCAGCATCGCTCCCATCAATCTGCGCCAAAAATTTTATGATCTGGTTGACACTGAAATTCGCAATGCCCAAGCAGGCAACCCAGCACATATTATTTTAAAAATGAACTCTTTAATGGATAAAAACGTTATTTTAAAACTCTATGAAGCCTCTGGTGCTGGTGTGAAGATTGAGCTTATAATTCGGGGTATCTGTGGCCTAAAACCAGGTGTAAAAGCTGTAAGTGAAAATATTTCTGTACGCAGCATTATTGGTCGTCAGCTAGAACATAGCCGCATTTTATATTTTCATAATGCCGGAGAAGAAAAAGTATTTCTTTCCAGTGCCGACCTAATGAGCCGTAATTTAAATGACCGCGTAGAAATCCTCTTTCCAATTGAAGATATTAATATCTTGCAACGCATTAAAAACATCTTAAAATTATATCTAAAAGACAATGTTAAAGCACATATGCTTCAATCCAACGGAACTTATCGGCGCATTACCAATGCTAAACAAGTAAAAACCAATGCCCAACAAAGTTTATATGCCTTAGCTAAAAAAAATGTTATTAAACAACCGCTCTCGCTAAATACTAAATTAAAGCCACTCTATCACCGCGATAACAAATATTAA
- a CDS encoding YigZ family protein codes for MGLYTIKQAGIYELVIEKSRFICHIERLESREQAYEFIKKIKKEYWDATHNCAAFIIGENADIQGSSDDGEPSGTAGIPMLEVLKKQQLHDVGVVVTRYFGGIKLGAGGLVRAYAKSVSGAIQQVGIVEKVAVVEYSFSVPLAECGRILNCLYQQDSFQVKTVEYNELAKFIIAFFPEVFSHVEAILTEILQARVEMSLEAKSYMEREI; via the coding sequence ATGGGATTATATACAATTAAGCAAGCGGGTATTTATGAATTAGTAATTGAAAAATCTCGTTTTATCTGTCATATTGAGCGGCTTGAATCTCGCGAACAGGCCTACGAATTTATCAAAAAAATCAAGAAAGAATATTGGGATGCGACACACAATTGTGCGGCCTTTATAATTGGTGAAAATGCGGATATTCAAGGTTCTAGCGATGATGGTGAACCTAGTGGTACAGCAGGGATTCCTATGTTAGAAGTCTTAAAAAAACAGCAGTTACACGATGTAGGGGTAGTGGTTACGCGCTATTTTGGTGGGATTAAGTTGGGAGCAGGTGGTTTAGTGCGAGCTTATGCGAAAAGTGTAAGTGGTGCAATTCAACAAGTCGGAATAGTTGAAAAAGTAGCAGTAGTGGAATATTCCTTTAGCGTACCTTTAGCAGAGTGTGGTCGGATTTTAAATTGTCTGTACCAGCAAGACAGTTTTCAAGTAAAAACGGTGGAGTATAATGAATTGGCAAAATTTATCATTGCTTTTTTCCCGGAGGTTTTCTCGCACGTCGAAGCAATTCTTACGGAAATTTTGCAGGCCAGGGTAGAAATGTCCTTGGAAGCAAAAAGTTATATGGAAAGAGAAATATAA
- a CDS encoding cation-translocating P-type ATPase, which translates to MSLTGLSSPQAEILLKKYGENILIPKPQFSQLTKLRKIIFQPIFLLLFAVASIYFLLGEATDGCIMLFFVMFMLSINLIQEYKTEKTLQSLQDLTTPNCKVYRDQHWQTLPATLLVPGDLISLIEGDKVPADGKLVEITDLAVNESTLTGEADLVWKSQEDTSENFWRLDYCYAGTAIIQGSAKLLLTATGSKTHLGQINQSLQNAPTIQTPLEIQIGRLVKTCTLLSFCLLSLVSLLTYLSSQDIIAAILAGLTLAMATLPEEFPVILTVFLAMGAWRLAKQNALIRNIVSTQTLGCVSVLCFDKTGTITHNEMTCQELYPATNFNSQQLLEIAVYASEIGAYDKMEQAILTCAQGQQLNIQQLQQSPLVTEYPFTSETKMMGHAFALPQTILLAAKGACESILPLCKLTPPQLAWFEELQKTAATKAYRLIAVAQQTYPTAATLPANLANSSLELVGILAFNDPPRAAARAAIEHCQQAGIKTIMITGDNHLTAQSIAQQIGMTGDYLTGEQLNKLSQTELQAALTTTRIFARTIPQQKLRIIQALQANGEVVAMTGDGVNDAPALKYADIGIAMGKNGTEVARQAADLVLLDDNILTIMDSIKDARRTYDNIRKAINYVLIIHLPIILFALLIPSLNLPVLLLPIHIVLLEMLIDPTCSIIFEQQPAELTVMNRPPHKISDDILLRKHVLTSCLQGVVIFLTLFSSYCYLLKNSIPLTLARTFCLTSLLTASLMLVFVNQAFTRSFTKNFSFNKANLIISLIVGLTILALNYNSLCNLIFKTAPLSSLQLISAIALGIGSTIWYDFTKKPA; encoded by the coding sequence ATGTCCTTAACAGGCTTAAGTTCACCCCAAGCAGAGATTCTCTTGAAAAAGTATGGTGAAAATATCTTAATTCCTAAACCCCAATTTAGCCAATTAACTAAATTACGCAAAATTATTTTTCAACCAATTTTTCTCCTGCTCTTTGCAGTGGCTAGTATTTATTTTTTGCTAGGCGAAGCAACTGATGGTTGTATAATGCTTTTTTTTGTTATGTTCATGCTCAGTATTAATCTTATTCAAGAATATAAAACTGAAAAAACTTTACAGAGCCTGCAAGATCTCACTACCCCAAACTGTAAAGTATACCGCGATCAACACTGGCAAACCTTACCTGCAACCTTACTTGTCCCTGGCGATCTTATTTCTTTAATCGAAGGCGATAAAGTTCCTGCCGATGGTAAATTAGTAGAAATTACAGATTTAGCTGTTAATGAATCTACGCTCACGGGCGAAGCAGATTTAGTTTGGAAGTCGCAAGAGGACACAAGTGAAAATTTTTGGCGATTAGATTATTGTTATGCCGGTACAGCAATTATTCAAGGCAGTGCTAAATTACTCCTTACAGCTACTGGTAGCAAAACTCATTTAGGTCAAATAAATCAAAGCCTTCAAAATGCACCCACGATACAAACGCCTCTAGAAATTCAAATTGGTCGGCTAGTAAAAACTTGTACTTTGTTAAGCTTTTGCTTATTAAGCCTTGTTAGTCTTTTAACATATTTAAGTTCTCAAGATATTATCGCAGCAATTTTAGCAGGCTTAACCTTGGCTATGGCAACCCTCCCTGAAGAATTCCCTGTAATTCTTACTGTGTTTTTAGCCATGGGTGCTTGGCGACTGGCCAAGCAGAATGCCCTTATTCGTAATATTGTGAGCACCCAAACTCTGGGCTGTGTAAGCGTACTTTGTTTTGACAAAACAGGTACTATTACGCACAATGAAATGACTTGCCAAGAATTATATCCTGCGACAAATTTTAATTCACAACAACTTCTAGAAATAGCTGTATACGCCAGTGAAATTGGCGCCTATGATAAAATGGAGCAAGCAATTTTAACTTGTGCCCAAGGGCAACAATTAAATATCCAGCAATTACAGCAATCTCCCTTAGTTACTGAATATCCCTTTACCAGCGAAACCAAAATGATGGGCCACGCCTTTGCCCTCCCCCAAACAATTTTACTCGCTGCTAAAGGTGCCTGTGAAAGTATTTTGCCATTATGCAAGCTTACTCCACCTCAATTAGCTTGGTTTGAAGAACTGCAAAAAACTGCTGCAACTAAAGCCTATCGTTTAATTGCCGTCGCTCAACAAACTTATCCAACCGCAGCAACTTTACCTGCTAATTTAGCTAACAGTAGCTTGGAACTTGTAGGCATTTTAGCTTTTAATGATCCACCTCGAGCCGCGGCGCGTGCGGCTATTGAGCATTGTCAACAAGCCGGAATCAAAACCATTATGATAACCGGTGATAACCATTTAACAGCCCAAAGTATTGCCCAACAGATTGGTATGACTGGTGATTATTTAACTGGCGAACAACTAAATAAGTTATCACAGACCGAGCTTCAAGCGGCACTTACCACCACCCGAATTTTCGCTCGCACTATCCCCCAGCAAAAACTTAGAATTATTCAAGCCTTACAAGCAAATGGTGAAGTTGTCGCTATGACTGGTGATGGTGTCAATGATGCGCCGGCACTAAAATATGCCGATATTGGTATTGCGATGGGTAAAAACGGCACGGAAGTTGCCCGTCAAGCCGCTGATTTAGTTTTGCTCGACGACAATATTCTAACTATTATGGACAGCATTAAAGATGCCCGTCGAACTTATGATAATATTCGTAAAGCTATCAATTATGTCTTAATTATTCACTTACCGATAATTTTATTTGCCCTATTAATTCCTAGTCTTAATTTACCCGTGCTCCTATTACCTATTCATATTGTCCTCCTAGAAATGTTGATTGACCCTACCTGTTCCATAATTTTTGAACAGCAACCAGCTGAGCTTACGGTTATGAATCGTCCGCCGCATAAAATCAGCGATGATATTTTACTTCGTAAACATGTCTTGACTAGTTGTCTGCAAGGAGTAGTTATCTTTTTAACACTATTTTCTAGCTACTGCTACCTCTTAAAAAACTCTATACCGCTAACATTGGCTCGAACTTTTTGCTTAACTAGTTTATTAACCGCCAGCTTAATGCTGGTCTTTGTTAATCAAGCCTTTACACGTTCCTTTACCAAAAATTTTTCTTTTAACAAAGCTAATCTAATTATCAGCTTAATTGTCGGTCTCACAATTTTAGCCCTAAATTATAACAGCCTTTGCAATCTAATCTTTAAAACAGCCCCCCTAAGTTCTCTACAACTTATAAGTGCTATTGCTTTAGGTATCGGCAGTACTATCTGGTATGATTTCACCAAAAAACCAGCTTAG
- a CDS encoding universal stress protein, whose product MQPKTMSKVLVAIDFSAQSIRLLECVYDLCQNDVKTIILTHVFEDAKDAKSSGAEWQEVIHQLTSFKKKLVEKGFEVKIVTPAGEAAIEITNLAIQEQVDLIIMASSGKGYIQSALMGSTSFDVVRLAKCPVFVERGKIALKTTNQAKPARLAKVLLPTDFSLASLEALSIVRSLHDKIGEVVFANVIEKSRSIDDLNAKVKQAERNLIELVEEMNAFGIKASYRVKVEGAASKVLLNLMKEEDITLTILPKTGAGIVTGLLIGSTAQAISLNIDRPVLLVPTSHEN is encoded by the coding sequence GTGCAACCCAAAACTATGAGTAAAGTATTAGTCGCGATAGATTTTTCTGCTCAATCCATTCGTCTGCTAGAGTGCGTTTATGATTTATGCCAAAACGACGTAAAGACGATTATTCTAACCCATGTATTTGAAGATGCAAAAGATGCTAAGAGTTCTGGTGCCGAATGGCAAGAAGTTATTCATCAACTTACTAGTTTTAAAAAGAAATTAGTGGAAAAAGGGTTCGAGGTGAAAATAGTTACCCCCGCAGGCGAAGCCGCGATCGAAATCACTAATTTAGCTATTCAAGAGCAAGTTGACTTGATTATTATGGCCTCTTCTGGCAAAGGCTACATTCAAAGCGCCCTTATGGGTAGTACTTCTTTTGATGTTGTCCGCTTAGCAAAATGTCCTGTTTTTGTAGAACGCGGCAAAATAGCTTTAAAAACCACCAATCAAGCTAAACCTGCGCGTCTAGCTAAAGTACTTTTACCCACCGACTTTTCTTTAGCTTCTTTAGAAGCACTAAGTATCGTTCGCTCTTTGCATGATAAAATTGGCGAAGTAGTTTTTGCCAATGTAATCGAAAAAAGTCGTTCTATTGACGATTTAAATGCTAAAGTAAAGCAAGCCGAGCGCAATCTAATCGAACTGGTAGAAGAAATGAATGCGTTTGGCATTAAAGCTTCTTATCGGGTAAAAGTAGAAGGGGCTGCCTCTAAAGTTTTATTGAACTTAATGAAAGAAGAAGATATAACCTTAACAATTTTACCTAAAACTGGTGCTGGAATTGTTACTGGCTTACTAATTGGTAGTACGGCCCAAGCAATTTCGCTTAATATCGACCGCCCAGTACTCTTGGTACCCACTAGTCACGAAAATTAG
- the dnaX gene encoding DNA polymerase III subunit gamma/tau, translating to MSYLALYRKYRPQNFSEVVGQEPIKLALSNALKQDKIVHAYLFAGPRGTGKTSLAKIFAKTLNCLNSADKITACNTCPNCLSITAGSNMDVFEIDAASNRGIDEIRNLRDNVKFSPTSCKYKVYIIDEVHMLTIEAFNALLKTLEEPPAHIIFILATTEVHKIPITIQSRCQRFDFRKLNKADLEQRLNFVAQDSQISVTPEALSLIALQADGALRDALSLLEQASIVETPVSADSLRTMLGSVHKEQLRELLLLLSEKNTASLLISLNKILNSGKDSRNLLYELIGYLRAILIFKIQPEDPTILLADATTEIASFQDLFSETQLTEIINALQILLQELKVSSKPLLTIELGFIKLCQHNAYYSELEQRVAVLEKRVAQVLAGQAPAMISVNLPTNNSPQIPTTPNIATTTPTSPNLNLDKNNLYQSLLTKLHKDNKRAVLACLNFAKVHDLVNNRLIVSISKDFACERLMQNDFLQIIRNTLQELTNQAIDFQALSENQLQSSATSQEETLTPIEPTELETLEPAVQKAIDMFGGQLNTINK from the coding sequence ATGTCCTATTTAGCACTGTATCGTAAATATCGTCCCCAAAACTTTTCCGAAGTAGTGGGGCAAGAACCAATAAAATTGGCGTTAAGTAACGCTCTTAAACAAGATAAAATTGTTCATGCCTATTTATTTGCTGGACCACGGGGAACTGGCAAAACCAGCTTAGCCAAAATTTTCGCTAAAACTTTAAATTGCCTAAATAGCGCTGATAAAATTACCGCTTGTAATACTTGCCCCAATTGCCTAAGCATTACAGCTGGTAGCAATATGGATGTCTTTGAGATTGATGCGGCCTCCAATCGTGGCATTGATGAAATCCGTAACTTACGCGATAATGTGAAGTTTTCTCCAACTAGTTGCAAATATAAAGTTTACATTATTGATGAAGTTCATATGTTAACGATCGAAGCTTTCAATGCACTTTTAAAAACTTTGGAAGAACCTCCTGCCCATATAATTTTTATTTTAGCTACCACCGAAGTACATAAAATTCCTATAACTATTCAGTCGCGCTGTCAACGCTTTGATTTTCGTAAATTAAACAAGGCTGATTTAGAGCAGCGACTTAATTTTGTTGCTCAAGATAGCCAAATTTCAGTCACCCCTGAAGCCTTGTCTCTAATCGCTTTACAAGCCGACGGTGCTTTGCGCGATGCTTTAAGTCTTTTGGAACAAGCTAGTATTGTAGAAACACCTGTAAGCGCCGATAGCTTACGCACAATGCTTGGTAGCGTTCATAAAGAACAATTGCGCGAGTTGTTGTTGCTTCTATCCGAAAAAAACACGGCCAGCCTCTTAATTTCCTTAAACAAAATTCTCAACTCTGGCAAAGACAGCCGCAATTTGCTCTATGAATTAATTGGCTACCTGCGAGCCATCCTCATTTTTAAAATACAACCTGAAGATCCGACAATTCTCTTAGCCGATGCAACTACAGAAATCGCTAGTTTTCAAGACTTATTTTCCGAAACGCAACTTACGGAAATAATAAACGCCTTGCAAATACTATTGCAGGAGCTGAAAGTCTCTTCCAAGCCACTTTTAACTATCGAATTAGGTTTTATTAAGCTTTGTCAACATAATGCCTACTATTCTGAATTAGAACAACGTGTAGCTGTCTTAGAAAAAAGAGTCGCTCAAGTTCTCGCAGGTCAAGCTCCAGCCATGATTTCAGTTAATTTGCCGACTAATAATTCCCCACAAATACCTACAACTCCCAATATTGCAACAACTACCCCCACTTCGCCGAATTTAAATCTCGATAAAAATAATCTCTATCAAAGTTTACTAACTAAATTGCACAAAGACAATAAAAGAGCTGTTTTAGCCTGTCTAAATTTTGCTAAAGTGCATGACTTAGTTAACAATCGCTTAATAGTTAGCATTTCTAAAGATTTTGCTTGTGAACGCCTAATGCAAAATGATTTCTTGCAAATCATTCGCAATACTCTGCAAGAACTTACTAACCAAGCAATTGATTTTCAAGCTTTGAGTGAAAATCAATTACAAAGTTCAGCTACTAGCCAAGAAGAAACACTAACACCCATTGAACCTACGGAACTAGAAACCCTCGAACCCGCTGTTCAAAAAGCTATCGACATGTTTGGTGGTCAACTTAACACCATTAATAAATAA
- a CDS encoding YbaB/EbfC family nucleoid-associated protein — MFGNMNNMQGMMKKMQKLQAELAKTQEELKSKTVEAVAGGGAIKVVASGKKELVSITIDPAAFDPEDMEMLQDLILVAVNDSFKKIDELTEAEMGKVTKGMKLPPGMF; from the coding sequence ATGTTTGGAAATATGAACAATATGCAAGGTATGATGAAAAAAATGCAAAAACTGCAAGCTGAACTTGCTAAAACTCAAGAAGAGTTAAAAAGTAAAACTGTAGAAGCTGTTGCTGGTGGTGGAGCAATTAAAGTTGTTGCATCTGGCAAAAAGGAGCTTGTTTCTATTACTATTGACCCTGCGGCTTTCGATCCAGAAGATATGGAAATGCTCCAAGATCTTATCTTGGTAGCTGTAAATGACAGCTTTAAGAAAATTGATGAGTTGACTGAGGCGGAAATGGGCAAAGTTACTAAAGGCATGAAATTACCTCCGGGCATGTTTTAG
- the recR gene encoding recombination mediator RecR, whose amino-acid sequence MKTLTALNKLYEQLRHLPGIGSKTAMKLAYHIIDLPLAEVQTLAASLITAKTTIKLCSRCFNLTEQELCEICSDTKRDAKLLCVLEQPQDILPLERSHSFLGNYHILHGVLSPLDGVGPEDLKIKELVRRLSDSKIEEVIIATSSSVEGEATATYIARLLKPLGIVVSRIAHGLPIGSNLEYVDELTLHKALENRRIL is encoded by the coding sequence ATGAAAACACTAACTGCTTTAAACAAGTTATATGAACAGCTACGGCATTTACCAGGGATTGGCTCCAAAACAGCAATGAAGCTTGCCTATCACATAATCGACCTGCCCTTAGCTGAAGTTCAAACTTTAGCTGCTAGCTTAATAACAGCTAAGACCACTATTAAACTTTGTTCGCGTTGTTTCAATTTAACGGAACAAGAACTATGCGAGATTTGCAGTGATACGAAACGTGATGCTAAATTACTTTGTGTGCTCGAGCAACCGCAAGATATTCTCCCTTTAGAACGTAGCCACAGTTTTTTAGGTAATTATCATATTCTTCACGGAGTACTTTCGCCACTTGATGGTGTGGGTCCAGAAGATTTAAAAATCAAAGAGTTAGTTCGTCGTCTCAGCGATAGTAAGATTGAGGAAGTAATAATCGCCACTAGTTCTAGTGTAGAAGGTGAAGCTACTGCAACTTATATTGCGCGGCTCCTAAAACCACTGGGAATTGTAGTTAGTCGTATTGCTCATGGGCTACCAATCGGCAGTAATCTAGAGTACGTCGATGAATTAACCCTACATAAAGCTTTAGAAAATCGTAGAATTCTGTAA
- a CDS encoding pro-sigmaK processing inhibitor BofA family protein, which produces MTLLPEIFTYLIAVVILILVVKLLSLPIKLIYNAILGGIGLWLFNFVAAFVHFQVSITIINSLIVGFFGVPGLVAVIFLKLVA; this is translated from the coding sequence GTGACTCTCTTGCCAGAAATATTTACCTACCTGATCGCCGTTGTGATTTTAATATTAGTCGTTAAATTATTATCCCTACCTATTAAATTAATATATAATGCCATTTTAGGTGGCATTGGTCTATGGCTTTTTAATTTTGTAGCGGCCTTCGTTCATTTTCAAGTTAGTATAACAATCATTAATAGTTTAATCGTAGGCTTTTTCGGAGTTCCGGGACTAGTGGCTGTTATTTTCTTGAAATTAGTCGCCTAA
- a CDS encoding dicarboxylate/amino acid:cation symporter, with protein sequence MNLSTKILVGLVLGVITGLALGPSGLPFATTWIAPFGSIFLSLIKMIIVPLVLASLIVGAASVGDIKKVGRIGGKTLALYLGTTAIAIALGLVLATVLQPGSGLALSTKAAAKAVASPSISSVIVGIIPANPMEALLKGNMLQIIIFALFIGISINAVGTKAKVVHDFFEGLAEIMYQIVGFIMKLAPIGVFALIVPVVAKNGPQVLLPLIKVVFAVYLGCLLHIIITYLPLVKATGVSPMKFIKEIFPAQLIAFSTCSSGGTLPVSLKCVQEGLGVSRQVSSFVMPLGATINMDGTALYQGVCALFIAQVYGIDLTMSQYMMIILTGTLASIGTAGVPGAGLIMLTLVLQTVGLPLEGLALIAGIDRVLDMPRTMVNITGDAAVCVAVGKSEEKYETIAELATEEA encoded by the coding sequence ATGAACTTATCAACCAAAATTCTTGTTGGTTTGGTTTTAGGTGTTATCACGGGTCTAGCTCTTGGACCAAGCGGATTACCTTTCGCCACTACCTGGATTGCTCCTTTTGGAAGTATTTTTTTAAGCTTGATCAAAATGATTATTGTGCCACTAGTATTAGCCTCGTTAATTGTCGGTGCAGCTAGTGTTGGCGATATTAAAAAAGTTGGTCGAATTGGCGGTAAAACCCTAGCTTTATACTTAGGAACTACTGCTATCGCTATCGCTCTTGGTCTAGTTTTAGCAACAGTATTACAACCTGGTAGCGGCTTGGCTCTTAGTACCAAAGCTGCCGCTAAAGCAGTAGCTTCCCCTTCAATATCTTCAGTTATCGTGGGGATTATTCCAGCTAATCCGATGGAAGCACTGTTAAAAGGTAACATGTTGCAAATAATTATTTTCGCGCTGTTTATCGGTATTAGCATCAATGCGGTTGGCACTAAAGCTAAAGTTGTGCATGACTTCTTTGAAGGCCTAGCCGAAATTATGTACCAAATTGTTGGCTTTATTATGAAATTAGCTCCAATTGGAGTGTTTGCTCTGATTGTACCCGTAGTTGCCAAAAACGGTCCTCAAGTTCTCCTACCTTTGATTAAAGTTGTCTTTGCTGTTTATCTTGGCTGTTTGTTACATATTATTATCACTTACTTACCTTTGGTTAAAGCCACTGGTGTTAGTCCGATGAAATTTATCAAAGAAATTTTCCCAGCACAGTTAATTGCTTTTTCAACTTGTAGTAGTGGGGGAACGCTCCCTGTAAGTTTAAAATGTGTCCAAGAGGGTCTTGGCGTATCTCGTCAAGTTTCTAGTTTTGTAATGCCGCTTGGCGCTACAATTAACATGGACGGAACTGCTTTATATCAAGGGGTTTGTGCTTTGTTTATCGCTCAAGTTTATGGGATTGATTTGACGATGAGTCAATATATGATGATTATCTTGACGGGAACGCTTGCTTCTATCGGAACTGCAGGTGTGCCTGGCGCGGGCTTAATTATGCTAACACTGGTATTACAAACAGTAGGCTTACCCCTAGAAGGCTTAGCCTTAATCGCTGGAATTGACCGGGTTCTCGATATGCCTAGAACTATGGTTAATATCACTGGCGATGCGGCTGTTTGTGTAGCCGTTGGTAAAAGCGAAGAAAAATATGAAACTATTGCCGAATTAGCTACAGAAGAAGCCTAA
- a CDS encoding helix-turn-helix domain-containing protein yields the protein MTGYVYAPLCLKKLKVTHLQILSVPNKKAKTIIVRSIGCNRFVYNYFLTKRKNLYANHIASTELLFLA from the coding sequence TTGACTGGATACGTTTATGCGCCTCTATGCTTAAAGAAGCTGAAAGTCACTCACTTACAAATTTTATCTGTACCCAACAAAAAAGCAAAAACAATAATCGTCAGGTCGATTGGTTGTAATCGTTTCGTGTATAATTATTTCTTAACTAAAAGAAAAAACCTATACGCAAATCATATAGCTTCTACAGAACTTCTATTTTTGGCTTAA